A single window of Pyxidicoccus xibeiensis DNA harbors:
- a CDS encoding CHAT domain-containing protein — protein MTELLQLRMLARRHMEGADERAPAPVPAPRAPIPLFRRRTLVQAVAGLAAAVLVVVAVPRMMSSEPQHDVWLAKRPQRLLEARVAYPGADDHRPQASRMMGNDDGAPEALPHKAMSWLEEQEDVPGIVAAYLVRDDPGLADQALLELDKLERTPERENDRAVAMLLKGRPDEALRLVDGVLRGHPRHPQALWNRALALRELGLPLVAASAFKEVADLHEPGWSDEAKLKADELRSTTFERHKKWKTAYEAGKALREAPPTILPRSFSQFSMARLYLYDAVRSAPNRERVLALLPLAQDLDARAGGDVLEKYVRHVSNANFSRRGPLALGYAAFAKERPSRAEQERQLAVLLSSGENDIFLGVLQRSGITRLNLKLYEARAASTGDLWFKLLAAQERAKLEFTEGNWKQATRTLQAALGHCPASGFEYRCLSLELDLISIHIQHIKVDDALSHVTSALKIARENNEWWLEQELLWNRARISRVVNDSHLTRAYLGEYLERGRGDPTAELRAHQILASMAFQELRVDEARREIDAALATGQPLLFAGAMDLAEISRLKRAPDDEAHLLRALESARSELSEGKRVLATHVRGRFYIEQDAERGRALLWKAIEEAEAEGLKDDSHAKRARTYSYTSLLHDAGRRGAYREALELFERERGVGLPAQCLLAVTADSERTLLVARGTAGELVGYFDESRRQPLEIRLGGVVPEMLLTVLRACSRVEVLARPPLHGRAGLLPPELAWSYLTRTAPTPTQRTGSAVHLVVSDVEPPPGSSLKRLNAWTPGFGPDEQRVTLVGAEATPPRVLAAMKDATEVDLVAHGVVDGHADTSYLLLAPGPDGYELTVPQVRASSLRGAPFVVLAACRAAHTAYVLDAPFSLPASFIEAGARGVLAATVEIPDLEAGTFFNAVRERIRRGEVPAIALRDERMKWLGENRGVAWLPSVLLFE, from the coding sequence GTGACGGAGCTGCTGCAGCTGCGGATGCTGGCACGGCGGCACATGGAGGGCGCCGACGAGCGTGCGCCGGCTCCTGTGCCCGCGCCTCGCGCGCCGATTCCGTTGTTCCGGCGGCGCACCTTGGTGCAGGCGGTGGCGGGGCTGGCGGCGGCGGTGCTGGTGGTGGTGGCGGTGCCGCGGATGATGTCCTCGGAGCCCCAGCACGACGTGTGGCTGGCGAAGCGGCCCCAGCGCCTGTTGGAGGCCCGTGTCGCGTATCCCGGCGCGGATGACCACCGACCTCAGGCCTCGAGGATGATGGGCAACGACGACGGCGCTCCGGAGGCCCTGCCGCACAAGGCGATGTCCTGGCTGGAGGAGCAGGAAGACGTCCCGGGCATTGTCGCGGCGTACCTCGTGCGTGACGACCCGGGCCTGGCTGACCAGGCGCTGCTGGAACTGGACAAGCTGGAGCGCACGCCGGAGCGCGAGAACGACCGCGCGGTGGCGATGCTGCTCAAGGGCAGGCCCGATGAGGCTCTTCGCCTGGTGGATGGCGTGCTTCGGGGGCACCCGCGTCACCCGCAGGCTCTGTGGAACCGGGCGCTGGCGCTGCGCGAGCTGGGCCTGCCGCTGGTGGCGGCCAGTGCTTTCAAGGAGGTGGCCGACCTGCACGAGCCGGGCTGGTCCGACGAGGCGAAGCTCAAGGCTGACGAATTGCGGAGCACGACGTTTGAACGTCACAAGAAATGGAAGACCGCATACGAAGCTGGAAAGGCTCTTCGCGAGGCGCCGCCGACCATTCTTCCCAGGAGCTTCAGCCAGTTTTCCATGGCGCGGCTCTATCTCTACGACGCCGTCCGCTCAGCGCCGAATCGCGAGCGTGTGCTGGCGCTGTTGCCCCTCGCCCAGGACCTGGATGCGAGAGCAGGCGGTGACGTGCTGGAGAAGTACGTGCGCCATGTCAGTAACGCCAACTTCTCGCGGCGCGGTCCCCTCGCCCTCGGCTATGCGGCCTTTGCCAAGGAGCGGCCTTCTCGCGCGGAGCAGGAGCGCCAGCTCGCTGTACTGCTCAGCTCTGGTGAGAACGACATCTTCCTGGGCGTGCTCCAGCGCTCAGGCATCACTCGCCTCAACTTGAAGCTCTACGAAGCCAGGGCCGCCTCCACGGGAGATCTCTGGTTCAAGCTCCTCGCGGCGCAGGAGCGTGCCAAGCTTGAGTTCACGGAAGGAAACTGGAAGCAGGCCACTCGGACGCTTCAGGCCGCGCTCGGGCATTGTCCGGCAAGCGGCTTCGAATACCGCTGCCTGAGTCTGGAACTGGACCTGATCAGCATCCACATCCAACACATCAAGGTTGATGACGCGCTCTCTCACGTGACGAGTGCCCTGAAGATCGCGCGTGAGAACAACGAATGGTGGCTGGAGCAGGAGCTGTTGTGGAACCGTGCACGCATCTCCCGCGTGGTGAACGACAGCCACCTCACGCGCGCCTACCTGGGGGAGTATCTGGAGCGCGGTCGGGGAGACCCGACCGCCGAGCTCCGCGCCCACCAGATCCTTGCGAGCATGGCGTTCCAGGAACTACGGGTGGACGAGGCCCGCCGCGAAATCGATGCCGCCCTGGCTACGGGGCAGCCACTCCTGTTCGCGGGGGCCATGGACCTGGCGGAGATCAGCCGGCTGAAGCGCGCTCCCGATGACGAGGCGCACCTGTTGCGTGCACTGGAGTCAGCCAGGTCTGAGCTCAGCGAGGGGAAGCGAGTACTCGCTACACACGTTCGGGGGAGGTTCTATATCGAGCAGGACGCGGAGCGCGGACGAGCGTTGCTCTGGAAAGCCATCGAGGAGGCAGAGGCCGAGGGTCTGAAGGATGACTCGCATGCGAAGCGGGCGCGGACCTATAGCTATACGTCGCTGCTCCACGACGCTGGCCGGCGTGGTGCCTACAGGGAAGCGCTGGAGTTGTTCGAGAGGGAGCGAGGCGTCGGATTGCCAGCGCAATGCCTGCTGGCGGTCACCGCGGACTCCGAGCGGACGCTGCTCGTGGCGCGCGGCACTGCGGGGGAACTGGTCGGCTACTTCGACGAGTCCAGGCGTCAGCCCCTGGAGATACGGCTCGGTGGTGTCGTTCCGGAAATGCTCCTGACTGTCCTGCGCGCGTGCTCGCGGGTGGAGGTGCTCGCCCGGCCTCCGCTTCATGGGCGGGCGGGGCTGCTTCCACCAGAGCTTGCCTGGAGCTACCTGACACGCACTGCGCCTACACCCACGCAGCGCACGGGGAGCGCGGTGCATCTGGTCGTCTCCGATGTAGAGCCGCCGCCCGGCAGTTCCCTCAAGCGCCTCAACGCGTGGACTCCAGGCTTTGGTCCCGACGAGCAGCGCGTCACGCTCGTGGGAGCCGAGGCCACCCCGCCCCGGGTGTTGGCCGCCATGAAGGACGCCACCGAAGTCGACCTGGTGGCCCATGGCGTCGTCGATGGCCATGCCGATACCTCCTATCTGCTGCTGGCCCCGGGGCCAGATGGGTATGAGCTGACAGTGCCTCAGGTCCGCGCCTCCTCGCTGAGAGGGGCACCTTTCGTGGTGCTCGCGGCCTGCCGCGCGGCGCATACGGCGTATGTGCTCGATGCGCCCTTCAGCCTTCCGGCTTCCTTCATCGAGGCGGGCGCACGCGGGGTGCTTGCGGCCACGGTGGAGATTCCCGACCTGGAGGCGGGTACCTTCTTCAATGCCGTCCGCGAGCGCATCCGCCGGGGCGAGGTTCCTGCCATCGCGCTGCGTGATGAGCGCATGAAGTGGTTGGGCGAGAATCGTGGCGTGGCGTGGCTCCCCAGCGTGCTGCTCTTCGAGTGA
- a CDS encoding RNA polymerase sigma factor — protein sequence MDKGNDGHWASAYATRNRTWLVARAQHLCRNASDAEDLVQEALFRFIREFSGEGARLDESRCGAWLMKTISTLFYDQLRRQRVRDQNAKDPTLRNEVVDPLEPTVPSVYDTVTDERFSQAVQSLSPKLRATFELYAAGHRYQDIARILDIHIGAVAKRLFDARARLREFFNSGDK from the coding sequence ATGGACAAGGGAAATGACGGGCACTGGGCCAGCGCGTACGCCACGCGGAACAGGACATGGCTGGTGGCCCGGGCCCAGCACCTGTGCCGCAACGCGAGCGACGCGGAGGACCTGGTGCAGGAGGCGCTGTTCCGGTTCATCCGGGAGTTCAGCGGAGAGGGGGCGCGGCTCGACGAGAGCCGCTGCGGGGCCTGGCTCATGAAGACGATTTCCACGCTCTTCTATGACCAGCTCCGGAGACAACGCGTGAGGGACCAGAACGCGAAGGACCCGACGCTTCGCAACGAAGTCGTCGACCCGCTCGAGCCCACCGTGCCTTCCGTCTATGACACCGTCACGGACGAGCGCTTCTCCCAGGCCGTGCAGTCGCTGAGCCCGAAGCTGCGGGCCACGTTCGAGCTGTACGCGGCCGGGCACCGGTACCAGGACATCGCTCGCATCCTCGACATCCACATCGGAGCGGTCGCCAAGCGACTGTTCGACGCTCGCGCACGGCTTCGCGAGTTCTTCAATTCAGGAGACAAGTAA